ACATTTTGTTCATGTGCACTCTACAGGCATCGAGCCATGTTCCAGTTCCATTCTATGATGGACCTAATAAATTCCTAGAAGGTAAGGTTTCAGATTTGTGAAGTTCAATTACCATTTCACTTTAGTCCTACATGTCTGGATGCTTATCCTTCTTTCCTACAGTTAAATGATCTTGCTAGTTAGCCTGCTACAAGGACATTTATTGGGCCTTAACTAGGAATCTGTATCAGAAACAAGTGAAAAATCTAGATAGTCTGGCAAAACTTTGTATTATCTGCTAAAGCACACTAGTGTTTGTTGTCAAATTATATTCTTGAGACTTTTGGCATATGCAGGCTCCATTCTCAGTCACTCACCATACCCTATCTCCTTCATTTTGCATGGTAGTTAATCAATGTAGTTAGTACTTCCTGCTTGTCCCTAAAGACTCCCAAATAGTTTGTTCCAAAACAGCATTGTGAATTTTACTGACTTACATCACGCTGAAAGAACTACGATCATGATTAACTTGCCATAAAAGCAGACTCCAGAAATATAGCTTCCATAAAAATAATAGATCAGAGAAATTCATGTTACTTGGGGACGGCAAATCAGCTAAACACTGTTATTTTCTTTTGATGTAATTTGTTCCATCAGCTAAACACTAGTATTTATTTTCGTGTAATTTGTTCTTAGAAGCTAGATGACCCATCATGTTGTTGTTTTTACATTTTGTATGACTAATATTATCCAATGACAAACTCTTCCATGGACCATGGAAGATAAATCCTAGGTTTGCCATGGTTATGTGTTGATTGTATGGGAAAACAATCCTGTAATTCATAAATAAAATATGTAGGATGAATATTGTCACTGCTATATGTTTTGTGTGGTAATAAATAACAAAATCGAGCATTAGAACACTATGTAAGCTCTCCCATATATTGGCTGAGCCCACACTGAAAAATCTCATCAAGAACTTGAGATGAAAGCCATGTTATGTGGGGCTAGGTAAGAGCTTCCTTCCAAACCAAACTATAACAAACTAAAGGCACATCATAAATCATGTACATGTTCCAGTCTGTATATTTCAGTGCTTGTCAGGAGCTCATTATGAAACTGCAATCATGGAAGCTGTTCTAAAATGGCTTTTTACAGTGGACAGTAATGATTATTGGTggaatttcagtttttttttctttgtgtTAGGTAAGTTTAAGGAATGTGTAAAGACAATGATGTTTCTTCATGTGTAGATGGACTTTGATCATATGATTATTTAAGCTGTATAGACAATGATGTTTGATTAAGCTATGCCGTCCATTTTTGATTAAGCTATGATGTCCTTTTGACCGATTAAACTGTAAACTGTTAGCATTTCAGTCAAGATGGGAAATTGCTTTCTTTAAACTTGCCAACTGTGAAAATATGTATGCTGAATTGTGCCTGAAGAATTTTGGCTTTAGTACATGTTGCCATGCCAAGGACAGTGAGCGGGTTTTATCCAAATGAACACATAATTTTTCTCATGCTGTGTTTTTTTTATCACAACAACAATCCTCTTGTCCTAGATACGGTTTTAAGGCACTCAAGcaacatattttaaattatgtaCCAGCATAAGTATATAACAAAAATAGAAGagcaaataaatgttccaacagaGATATAATTATGTAAGATGTGCTATAATATAGTTTCTTTCGACAGTTGATGTAATAATTGTCATACTATCTTTCTTATTAGCACTAGGCGTTAATATTTGGCGTGCTAATAGGTATAGGACTTTAGTGGGCTGAATATAAAACCAGTATACTTTGACACTCCAGAAGATCATGTTGTGACCCAAGGAGCCTGGCAGTTCCGGAGAGCACATACTTTCCATTAAGAGAGGGGATGCAACATGATCCAAGATGAACTGCTCCTCATACTTATTTCTCATAGTTGGTGGCACATAAAGTAGAACTGATGTCTATTTTGCCAGTAATAAGGAAATTTTATCATTAATActgaaatatatatatatttaaatttcaACTGCTCTCGGCGTTCACACTTTATCCTAGATTTTCTTGTATTCCACTCTTCTGGCACTTTTTCTGTGCTAGTGAAAAGAAGTCTTCATGAAAATGATCATTAGTTTATGCTTATTCGAAATTTATGTTTGTCTTCAATTCCAGAATCAAGAGATATCTGCCGCCATATAGCAGAGACTTATGAAGATCATGGATACCCATTTCTCCTTGGGAAGGATTCCCTTGAGAGGGCTTCCATCGAGGAATGGCTCCACCATGAAGAGCATAATTTCAACCCTCCGAGCAGATCCTTGTTCTGCCACTTGGCCTTTCCCgttgctgaagaagatgatgatataGACTTGCAGACGAGAAAGCTAGAAGATGTTCTGGAAGTTTATGAGCAAAGGCTTGGTGACAGTGAATTCCTTGCTGGCAACAAGTTCACTCTTGCTGACCTAGTACACCTGCCAAACTCCTACCACATCACAAATTCTGAAAAGTTTCTGTACCTATATGATTCAAGAAAGAATGTGCAGAGGTGGTGGCATGCTATTTCTAGCCGGGGTTCTTGGCAGAAGGTGCTGAAGGTTATGCATGAGGTGGAGCGGCAGAACAAACAAGAGGAACTTGACAAGCAGCAGCAGCGCAAACAGGAAGAACTTGAGAAGCAGCAGCGGCGTCAGTGGCGGAGACAGCATCCTCCAACCAGCAGATCCCCGTTCCGTCTAGACTCCCGGGAGCAACCCAGCACAAAACCTCACACGATATTGGTTCGCCCCCCTGCTAGTATCATCGCTCCCAAGGCTCCTCAAGCAGAGGAGCCTCATCCTACTGAAACTTCCCGTGATGAAACACCAGTCTCCTCAAGCCCAAGTATCCCTACTACTCATAAACCTTCAGATGTCCGAAGCAAACATACTACCATTTCTactacacatgaagaaactccaccaGCCTCCGTCCAAAGTACTCCCAGAATTGCTAAAAAGTCTCCTATTCCTGTCGAAAGAAGAATCAATTTTTTTACCCCAGCTACCTCTCCTACCACTACTGAGAAGCCCTCAAGAACTGGTGTTGATAAGCCCAGAATTGGAGACGCCTCACTAACTTCTGAAGCCACCGAAATAGACCTCCCTACTAAATCCAAGCCAAGTTCATCCAAAAAAGCACCTAATAACCTTCATGTGTTTGATTTCTATGAGGCAAGCAGACATACTGATGAAGCAGAACCTTATACTGGACCCACCTCATCAAAACCTTCAGAAATGCTGGACGAGATATCTGAAACTGATGGGCCAAGCAATGCCATTGATCATGCCGAAACCAGTCCAAGATCAGCTAAAGAAGATTCTGACCGACTCAGGGCGTCAGGTTTCTGGACTGAGAACACAGCCCCTAATGCTGATACTGAGGATAAGAAATCAGTTCGATACACTGAGCGTACTTCACAAAGACCTGTTGGAAATATTTCTAGTAGAGCTACTGACCAGAGAGTTACATATACTTCTCCTGAGAAGCCCCATTCAACTGAAGCTCATCAGAAACTGCAGTCTGAGCAGTGGCATGCTGCTGCAGCTGGGTTCCCTGCTGACCGCAGAAAAGATGCTTCTCTCCCTAAGGGTGCAGGAGATGACACTCAAGCTATTCcattatatgatgatgatgataccaACCAGGAAGCCAGAGAAACTGCATCTGCACCAAGGCGAACAAGAGCTCAAGATCCATATGATACCCCTGAAGGAACATCATCTAGATCACAACCTATCAGTGCTCCACATGATGCTGTTCCTCCGCCCAAGCGAGCAACATCTGAAGGCCCTTATGCACGAAAGGATGTTGTGGAAGCAAGAAGGTTCCGTGTTGACCGCAGAAAAGATGCTCCCCTCCCGAAGCGTGTACAAGATGACACTCAAGCTATTCcattatatgatgatgatgatgatgataccaGCCAGGAAGCCAGAGAACCTGTATCTGCACCAAGGCGAGCAAGGGCTCAAGATCCATATTATACCTCTGAAAGAACATCATCTAGATCACAACCTGTCAATGCTCCACATGACGCTGTTCCTCCGCCCAAGCGAGCAACATCTGAAGGCCCTTATGCACGAAAGGATGTTGTAGAAGCAAGAAGGTTTCCTGCTGACCGCAGAAAAGATGCTCCCCTCCCGAAGCATGTACAAGATGGCACTCAAGCTATTCCATTATATGATGATGATACCAGCCAGGAAGCCAGAGAAACTGCATCTGCACCAAGGCGAGCAAGAGCTCAAGATCCATATGATACCTCTGAAGGAACATCATCTAGATCACAACCTGTCAATGCTCCACATGACGCTGTTCCTCCGCCCAAGCGAGCAACGTCTGAAGGCCCTGCACGAAAGGATGCTGTGGAAGCAAGAAGGTTCCCTGTTGACCACAGAAAAAATGCTCCTCTCCCAAAGCGTGTACGAGATGACACTCAAGCTATTCCATTATATGGTGATGATCATGATACCAACCAGGAAGCCAGAGAAACTGCATCTGCACCAAGGCGAACAAGGGCTCAAGATCCATATGATACCTCTGAAGGAATAGGAACTTACCACTCTTCATCATCTAGACCACATCCTGTCAATGCTCCACATGATGCTGTTCCTCCACCCAAGCAAGCAGCATCTGAAGGCTCTCGACGTGCAACTGCACCATACCTAGCTGCTCAAGAGGTTTTCCAGCAGGGTAGGAAGAGTCCTGCATCAAGGCCAATAGTGCCTCATGATGCCCAAGGCAGCACCGAAGAAGAAGAAACTGTGGAATCATCATCCAAAGCACATCCATTGGATTCTCATCTGGCTGATGTTCGTCCACCTAACCAATTTTTGGATGAAGATGGTTATGGTGCAAGTACACCATTGCAAACAGGAGATACAGATGATCCATATAATGGGAAGCGAGATAGAGGCGCTGCTGCTCCAAAGCGGATGATGTCTCAAGATGCCTTTGAAGAAACAAAGATGACTGATTCTGCATCATTTGAAGCACAAACATCAGATCATCGGCAAGCTGATGCTCCTCCACAAAAGCAACGGCCAACTGAAGATCCTCTAACTACTGCTTCACCATCCAAGAAAAGATATTCTGATGATGAAGATTCGGCCAAACAAGCTAAGCATGCTCATCAGAAACTGCAGTCTGAGCAGTGGCATGCTGCTACAACTGGTTTGAGTAACCTAAAGGGAGAAACTGATGATTTTATGCCTCCTACTCAACAAGAAAAACCTAGCAAAGATGTGCAACATATCTCATCACAAGATACAGAACAAGCAAACACTCGGCCTCTTGCACAAGAACCAGTAGGCATGGATGGACAACTGGTGCAAGGACCAGAAAGGACAGCTCAAACATCCCCAACAAGAtatccaagagttgaagaaaccaGCAAACAACCTAGAGCCCCTGCTTCTATACCAACACATATAGCAGCTCAAGGTGCTAGGGATGTCTTTAGAGAGTCAAAGGTTGCTGATTCCACACCATTGCAAAAGAGATACCCTGATGCCAAAGATGTCGCCAAGAAATCAAAAGTTACCTTTGAAGAAACAAAAAATTCTGATTCTGCACCATCACGAGGGCAACCTTTGGATTCTCAGGGAGCTGATGCTCCATCATGGAAGAAAGAAGCTGCTGATGCTCCATCACGAGGGCAACCTTTGTATTCTCAGAGAGCTGATGCTCCATCGCGGAAGAAAGAAGCAACTGAAGATCCTCGTTCAACTGCACCAGTCAAAAAGAGACACTCCGATGTTGAAGACACCACCAAACAATCTAGGGATAATGGTTTTAAGCCAAGGCAAATTGTGGGTCAAGATGCTCAAGGCACCTACAAAGAAACAAAGCCCAGTGATCCTGTGTCGTATAGAGAACAATCTTCAGATACTTGGCAAGCTGCACCCACTCCAAGAGAGAAAATAGCAACTGAAGGTGGTCCCAGTGTGACTCCACCATCTAAAAGAAGGTCTCCAAGTGATGAAGACACCATCAAGCAACCTAGGGGCACTGCTCCAGCACCTAGGCGGACAACTTCTCATGATGCTAATGTGAGATTTCAAGATTCAAAACCTGCTGATTCCATGTCATCTAGGGAGCAGCCTTTGAGATCAAGAAAAGAGGTTGAAGATTCTCGTAGCAAAACTTCAGCATTTGACAAGACTCATCCTTATGTTGAAGATAGCACTAGGCAAGCTGCAGACACTGATTTTGGGCCAAGGCAGATTGGAGATGAAGACATCACTGAAGAAAAAAAGGTTGCTGATTCTGCACCATCTGTCAGAGCAAGACACACTGACACCCCACGAACTGCACGTCCTCTGTCACAGCtagcagaagaggaagaagatgcccAGGATAAATACAGAGAAGGTAGAGAAACTGCACGTCCTCTGTCACAGcaagcagaagaggaagaagatgtccAGGATAAAGACAGAGAAGGTAGAGACACTGTTTCTGCACCAAAGAAAATGGTGTCCAGAGATGCTCATGACACATATGGAGAAAGAAGGACTCCCCATTCTACATCCACCTCACCCACACCATCCAAAGCACAACCTGCAGATTCTCGGAGCCCTATCAAGGTGGAGAGACCACGTTCTATTTATGAGGAGGACCATCTCGTTGGCCAAGATAGCCATAAGCAACCTCAAACCCTCCCAACTGGTGGGAGAGCAGATGGCTCTACACTAAAGCATCAACAAGATCCTGTGGTTCCATCTATTTCTGAAGAGAAATCAAGTACTCCTCCAGCTCCACCAAGGGCAAGAGTTCGTGATGATCATCCTACTGAAGAGCCATTTAAAGGAGACATTGTTGATGACCGAAAAGGATCACCACCTCTATTGGGCCAAGAACCAACTTCCCAAGTCCAACGTGCCACAGAACTGTCACAGAAAGCAGCTCCTGATGGTGAATTGTCCACCATTGATCAATGGCGGCGCACATCTGTGCCATTACAAGGTGATGATGTGCTGGGTGGGTCTACCATTGATCAAAAGCCAACACCAATGAGTGAAAAATCAATACCCAGTGCTCGGCGTGCCAATGAGATGGTCAAAAAAGAGCAAAGAATGGTACCACCTGCACGAACAGGAGCACAAACGCCCGATGTTCAGCGTGCTCCGTCATCATTCTCAAGAGCTGACACGGCTGAAAGAGATGGAGAGCCGGTACAAATGCAAGCACCTACTCAGCATGCTCGTCCTACTTCAGTGCCTACCAGAAGAGCAACTCCTGATGCTCGTGACACTAGTGATCAAGAGTTTGCGAACAAATCTGATGCCCAAAGATGGAATGCCTTGAAAGCTAAGCATGATGTAGCCATGACCAGTGAAGATGTTCGGGATGACAGTCTGTCAACTCATGATGCTACTGTTGACAACAAGACAGCATTGCCTGCTAGTGAAGCACAAGGTTCAGGCCCTTGGCCCGGTTCAACAGCTACCCCTGTAAATGCTCAACCTACCAGTGACGATGCACGTGTCAGAAGATTTCCACGTGATAAAGGGGCACAACCACCTGAATCAACTCAAGCACAACCCCCTTTTGATGCTCCACATGACTCTGTATCAACCCAAGATGTACCTCGTGACACCTTGGGCAAAACCAAATCTGCCAAACCAAGTTCAACTGAAGGCATGACACCTACAGCTGGACCAGCGCCAACTTTGAAGGCCCAACTTGCTGAACATAAATTTGCTCCATCAGGTGACTCTTAAGTATATTGACTAAAATATGAACCTTCTAACTGACCAAGCGAGGATTAGAAACATGAAAAGATCGTCAAAGCTAATTGTTtgcttcatgaatttcagatcaAAAATTAGCTCGTGCTGCACAACCAACTTCAACTGAAGGCATGCCACCTACAGCTGGACCACAGCCAACTTTCAAGGCCCAACTTGCTGAACAGAAATTTGCCCCATCAGGTGACTAGTTATTCTTAAGTATTGATTAAAATATGAACCTTCTAACTGACCAAGGGAGGATTAGGAACATGAAAATATTGTCAAAGCTAATTGTtcgtttcatgaatttcagataaaAAAGTAGCTCGTGCTGCGCCTGAATCAAGTAAAGAAGGTACTGGTTTTTCTGCACCCGAGAAACCACAGACAATTTTTCGTCAAGAAGCAAGACCATCTGCGCCAATCACAAAACAAGTTCCATCCTCAGATGCCCACCATGATACCAGGAAAATCAAGCATGTCACCCTTGCTAATTTTCCCCCTGATGTTTCACCAATACCACCTTTTCCAAGTCGTGAGCAAGTTCCCCATGCACCACAAACATTCCCTAATAAAAAAGACATGGCACCTGCACCAGGCACAAAGGACTCTCTAGCCCCAGATACCCAAATTGCTTCAGAAAATGTTCAGGAAGCCATTCCTGACAATTATCGCACTGATGAGTTAACAGTGCCATTTGTCTCGAGTGGAAAACAAGGTTCCTATGCTGGACCCTTTACTGAACCACAGGAAGGACCATCTCCTGATGCTCATGGCGCTGCAGATGACAAGGACATAACTAAATATCCATCTGATAGTTATGTTCGTCCCACCAGTGGTAGCGATGTATTTCCTGCTGTGAAGAAATCTGCCCCATCAGGTAACCAGATTCTCTTTCAAGTTGAAAAACAGTGCACCTTCTAGGATCCTAAAGCTACCTTTCtcaaaactaaatatcctgctacgTACTGACATCTCTTCTTGCTTTTTAGGTCAAGATTCAATTCAGTCTGCACAACAATCTTCCTCAGCTGAGACTAGGAAAGAAGAGACTATCGTTTCTGCAGCTGGACCCACACTGCCCACAACCATCGGTAAAGACACGCAAGGTTCTCGGCGCCCTATCAAGGCGGAGAGAACACCTTCTGCTTATCAGGAGGACCATCTTGTTGCCCAAGACAGCCATGAGCAACCTCAAACCCTCCCAACTGGTGGCAGAGCAGATGATTCTACACCAAAGCGTCAACAAGATCCTAAAGATAAATCAAGTACTCCTCCAGCTCCACCCAGAGCAAGAGTTCGTGATGATCATCCTACTGAAGAGCCTTTTAACGGAGACACTGTTGATGAGCAAAAAGGAGCACCACCTCTATTGGGCCAAGAACCAACTTCCCAAGTCCAACGTGCCACTGAACTATCACAGGAAGCAGCTCCCGATGGAGATATGTCCAGCAAACCTTCCACCATTGGTCAATGGCAGCGCACATCTGTGCCGCTACAAGGTATAACTCCCAATTCTGGTGATGATGTGCTGGGTGGGTCTACCATTGATCAAAAGCCAACACCAATGAGTGAACAATCAATACCCAGTGCTCGGGGTGCCAGTGAGATGGTAGAAAAAGAGCAAAGAATGGCACCACCTGCACGACCAGGAGCACGAACACCCGATGTTCTGAGTGCTCCATCATCATTCTCAGCAGCTGACAGAGCTGAGAGAGATGGAGAACCAGTACAAATGCAAGCACCAACTCTGCATGATCAAGGGGCACAACCACCTGAATCAACTCAAGCACAATCACCTTTTGATGCTCCACGTGACTCGGTATCAACCCAAGATGTACCTAGTGATGCCTTGGACAAAACCAATGTTGCAAAATCAACTTCAACTGAAGGCAAGGCACCAGCGCCAACTTCGAAGGCCCAGCTTGCTGAAGAGAAATTTGCTCCATCAGGTGACCAGTTTCTCTTAAGTATTGACTAAAATGTGAACCTTCTAGGTCAACGAGGGAGGATTAGGAACATGAAAATATCGTCAAAGCTAATTGTTtgcttcatgaatttcagataaaAAATTAGCTCGTGCTGCACGACCAACTTCAACTGAAGGCATGACACCTACAGCTGGACCAGCGCCAACTTCGAAGGCCCAACTTCCTGAGCAGAAATTTGCTCCATCAGGTGACTAGTTACTCTCAAGCATTGGCTAAAATATATAAACCTTCTAACAGACCAAGGGGGATTAGAAACATGAAAGATCGTCAAAGCTAATTGTTTGCTTCATGAGTTTCAGATAAAAAACCTGAGAAACCACAGACAATTTTTCGTCAAGAAGCGAGACCATCTGCGCCAATCACAAAACAAGTTCCATCCTCAGATTCCCATCATGCTACTAGGAAAATCCAGCAACCCACCCTTGATAATGTTCCCACTGATGATTCATCAATACCACCTTTTCCAAGTCATGAACAAGTTTCCCATGCACCACAAGCATTCCCTAGTAAAAAAGACAGGGCACCTGCACCAGGCACAAAGGACTCCCCAGCCTCAAATACCCAAATTGCTTCAGCAAAAGTCCAGGAAACTATGCCTGACAATTATCGCACTGATGAGTTAACAGTGCCATCTGTCTCAAGTGAAAAACAAGGTTCCTATGCTGGATCCTCTACTGAACCACATGAAGGATCATCTCCTGATGCTTATGGTGCTGCAGATGCCAAGGACATAACTAAATATCCATCTAGGCAAGCACCAGTTTTAGAATATAGGCCTGATTCAACACCAGCTGATAGTTATGTTCGTCCCATCAGTGGTAGCGAAGTATTTCCTGCTGTAAAGAAATCTGCCCCATCAGGTAACCATATTCTCTTTCAAGTTGGAAAACAGCACACCTTGTAGCATCCTCAAGCTACCTTTCtcaaaactaaatatcctgctactTACTGACATCGCTTCTTGCATTTTAGATCAAGATTCAGTTCAGTCTGCAAAACAACCTTCCCCAGCTGAGACCAAGAAAGAAGAGACTATCGTTGCTGCAGCTGAACCGACATTGCCAACAATTGTCGGTAAAGACACAGAAGGTATGCgaggcactccaaccttggattacgATCCCACGGGAGACAAACGTGCTGATATTCAGAGTGGTAGATCTGATGAAGTAGCCCTTCCAGAACAGAAATCCGGACCCTCAGGTTAGTTATCTCAGTGTGACTATGCAGGCCTATAGATGATTACATGCAGAAAAACTTACTCTAAAATACAAAGTTACCCTTGTATAATTTTCTTGCTACTACTAATGCTGCCACTTGCGTTTCAGATCGGGATTCAGCTCGTTCTACGCAATCAAGATCCTCTGCTGAGCCTATGGATAAAGAGCTTAATTATCCAAGTTCTGCAAAACCACTTTCCTCTGCCACACCTGACCAGACAAAGGACTTACAACCTACTATTGGTCAACAAGTGCCTGCACCAGGAACATCAGAATATCCATCCTCAGGTACCCACCATACTTCAGGGAAATTTCAGGAAGTTGCTCCTGATGATCACCATATTGTTGAATCAAGTCCAGGCAAAGGACAAGTTTACCGCACCGAACCTGATCTTGAGGTATCTGAAGGCCTAGTCCCTTATTCACGTAGTGTCATAGGTGAAAAGACTATGAGACCTCCATCTAGCCAAGCACAAAGTTCAGACTCAAAACCTGATCCCACCCAAAACCGTGGCGATGAGCCTTCCACAAGATCTTTACCCAATCAAGTAGCAAAACAACATGCAGAAACCCAATCACCACCGACTCTCGTGGTTCC
This window of the Triticum aestivum cultivar Chinese Spring chromosome 5D, IWGSC CS RefSeq v2.1, whole genome shotgun sequence genome carries:
- the LOC123122432 gene encoding microtubule-associated protein futsch isoform X4 yields the protein MAGLGIGAPIVKVYHEKSIILPDVSRVLACLYEKEIDFERETFSSYKSLLRLQASSHVPVPFYDGPNKFLEESRDICRHIAETYEDHGYPFLLGKDSLERASIEEWLHHEEHNFNPPSRSLFCHLAFPVAEEDDDIDLQTRKLEDVLEVYEQRLGDSEFLAGNKFTLADLVHLPNSYHITNSEKFLYLYDSRKNVQRWWHAISSRGSWQKVLKVMHEVERQNKQEELDKQQQRKQEELEKQQRRQWRRQHPPTSRSPFRLDSREQPSTKPHTILVRPPASIIAPKAPQAEEPHPTETSRDETPVSSSPSIPTTHKPSDVRSKHTTISTTHEETPPASVQSTPRIAKKSPIPVERRINFFTPATSPTTTEKPSRTGVDKPRIGDASLTSEATEIDLPTKSKPSSSKKAPNNLHVFDFYEASRHTDEAEPYTGPTSSKPSEMLDEISETDGPSNAIDHAETSPRSAKEDSDRLRASGFWTENTAPNADTEDKKSVRYTERTSQRPVGNISSRATDQRVTYTSPEKPHSTEAHQKLQSEQWHAAAAGFPADRRKDASLPKGAGDDTQAIPLYDDDDTNQEARETASAPRRTRAQDPYDTPEGTSSRSQPISAPHDAVPPPKRATSEGPYARKDVVEARRFRVDRRKDAPLPKRVQDDTQAIPLYDDDDDDTSQEAREPVSAPRRARAQDPYYTSERTSSRSQPVNAPHDAVPPPKRATSEGPYARKDVVEARRFPADRRKDAPLPKHVQDGTQAIPLYDDDTSQEARETASAPRRARAQDPYDTSEGTSSRSQPVNAPHDAVPPPKRATSEGPARKDAVEARRFPVDHRKNAPLPKRVRDDTQAIPLYGDDHDTNQEARETASAPRRTRAQDPYDTSEGIGTYHSSSSRPHPVNAPHDAVPPPKQAASEGSRRATAPYLAAQEVFQQGRKSPASRPIVPHDAQGSTEEEETVESSSKAHPLDSHLADVRPPNQFLDEDGYGASTPLQTGDTDDPYNGKRDRGAAAPKRMMSQDAFEETKMTDSASFEAQTSDHRQADAPPQKQRPTEDPLTTASPSKKRYSDDEDSAKQAKHAHQKLQSEQWHAATTGLSNLKGETDDFMPPTQQEKPSKDVQHISSQDTEQANTRPLAQEPVGMDGQLVQGPERTAQTSPTRYPRVEETSKQPRAPASIPTHIAAQGARDVFRESKVADSTPLQKRYPDAKDVAKKSKVTFEETKNSDSAPSRGQPLDSQGADAPSWKKEAADAPSRGQPLYSQRADAPSRKKEATEDPRSTAPVKKRHSDVEDTTKQSRDNGFKPRQIVGQDAQGTYKETKPSDPVSYREQSSDTWQAAPTPREKIATEGGPSVTPPSKRRSPSDEDTIKQPRGTAPAPRRTTSHDANVRFQDSKPADSMSSREQPLRSRKEVEDSRSKTSAFDKTHPYVEDSTRQAADTDFGPRQIGDEDITEEKKVADSAPSVRARHTDTPRTARPLSQLAEEEEDAQDKYREGRETARPLSQQAEEEEDVQDKDREGRDTVSAPKKMVSRDAHDTYGERRTPHSTSTSPTPSKAQPADSRSPIKVERPRSIYEEDHLVGQDSHKQPQTLPTGGRADGSTLKHQQDPVVPSISEEKSSTPPAPPRARVRDDHPTEEPFKGDIVDDRKGSPPLLGQEPTSQVQRATELSQKAAPDGELSTIDQWRRTSVPLQGDDVLGGSTIDQKPTPMSEKSIPSARRANEMVKKEQRMVPPARTGAQTPDVQRAPSSFSRADTAERDGEPVQMQAPTQHARPTSVPTRRATPDARDTSDQEFANKSDAQRWNALKAKHDVAMTSEDVRDDSLSTHDATVDNKTALPASEAQGSGPWPGSTATPVNAQPTSDDARVRRFPRDKGAQPPESTQAQPPFDAPHDSVSTQDVPRDTLGKTKSAKPSSTEGMTPTAGPAPTLKAQLAEHKFAPSDQKLARAAQPTSTEGMPPTAGPQPTFKAQLAEQKFAPSDKKVARAAPESSKEGTGFSAPEKPQTIFRQEARPSAPITKQVPSSDAHHDTRKIKHVTLANFPPDVSPIPPFPSREQVPHAPQTFPNKKDMAPAPGTKDSLAPDTQIASENVQEAIPDNYRTDELTVPFVSSGKQGSYAGPFTEPQEGPSPDAHGAADDKDITKYPSDSYVRPTSGSDVFPAVKKSAPSDQDSVQSAKQPSPAETKKEETIVAAAEPTLPTIVGKDTEGMRGTPTLDYDPTGDKRADIQSGRSDEVALPEQKSGPSDRDSARSTQSRSSAEPMDKELNYPSSAKPLSSATPDQTKDLQPTIGQQVPAPGTSEYPSSGTHHTSGKFQEVAPDDHHIVESSPGKGQVYRTEPDLEVSEGLVPYSRSVIGEKTMRPPSSQAQSSDSKPDPTQNRGDEPSTRSLPNQVAKQHAETQSPPTLVVPYDSESTQDVTSDTLGKAKSLKPSSIDQQATGSASTPDTHLGGASGEVARPGQKLPLKDQDSANSTQKSSYSEPQKEQSTVAAPNQSKGSQATSEVVTPADQSIAPSEPLSFVETNKEFTVAEAEESKVSRPVNAQQDIKHVPDISEPVLDNVSMEEQYQHASEPREGPPPDVHGTFVDRKTAPSSSQAQRPDAKHDVLPLSVDVDKKTVPPSSQAQILPSSVDVGPSSNEQPTTRLRRDQEAQAQLPAATKQPPPFEAPVYSKSNQDAPKSFKLPSADQDVMSPKVVPASAPDTQFGLVSDEITHDGQNSPLSAQDIARSAQRPFFVEPTKEDGIVAASGQTNEARPISGQRGITPTPDKQRIPDLRGAGDEKMSLPSSQAQNSDIRPDSAPIGGDVHRTSGDEPATSSVRDSQARPPAGTQNVPDGFLENTKSPRPPSTDQEPMASLAPAPDAPQDQDSNRSSQFSPSLVSRKDVANADQTNVSQAGLREPPSSDAKLPSKEIQESSPDAYLTKSEKPLPMKDPVRPPHEASFDLSSGEKPPMIKGDQVSTISDVSPSASEEVGQSKNSAVKGPISAELVSSFPQKNLEKTSPEEKWNQQQQTDQSTTRSSEDNNIEASGTRNPNTSTTSRDIQPSPLKERMQAVEGSRNQQQSDQAVFQSIQDNRTQIQETKARDTGFDKPEVIRADSAPTSGDAHRTSGDGPTTSSLRDSQAQPSAGTENVPAVYSEKESPRPLSTDQEVMKPMTNPTPAPDSPQDQYSNHASQFTPSVVSRKNVANADKTNISEAGLRGPASSDATLSSEQIQESRPDDYLTKSEKELPMKGTDPVQPPEVAAFDLPSDGKPTMIKGDQVNTISSVSLSASQPVGESESAVERPLSDELVSSFPEKHLEKRSPEEKSNQQQQTDQSSTRLTKDDSIESSGIASQNILTTSRDIQPSPLKQNNQAAERSRKQQQADPVFQSTQDNKRQTEETEAQDTGSDQHEEINPDSAPTSGDANRTSGDGPATSSLRNSQAQPPAETQNAPVVFSEKIKSPRPPSTDQELVTPLTSPAPTPDTPQEKDSTRSPQLPPPVESRRDIANTGQTNLSPAGLRETASSDAMPPSEKIQESSPDAYLSKSEKPILPLTGTDTVQPPVEGSFDLSSDGKPTMIKGDQANTKSNVSLSPSQAVGQSENSAVKGAPSDDSVSPFPQKNLERTSPEEKPKQQQQSSTRSSRDDSIEASETASPNILASGDIQPSPLNQRSPMKENIQAAEGFRNQQQADQDFFQPRQDNRKQMEETEAQDTSTDYPENTNGASQRAALEQQQGENVRRAQRQSNDTNNSYEPTKDAPNIIQADNKPESSSRTPEEPRQQAQPEGKTRGGEIMSPASETGQPEESDLPPSNKGITSQSQSETSDKLEDQTSSSTRNRGTDSSKLDGATDDTKSADTDDNNPSS